The genomic interval TGAAAGCAAAGCAGGAAGTGCCTATTATTATACAGAAGAAGGAATGTATCGTGTTTCTAATCATTGGGGAAGATTGGCAAATAGTAAATGGCGTTTAATTGCTCTTGATCCAGAAACAGAATTTAAAACGAAAATAGGTTTTGCAAAATGGAGCGAATTTTATCCAGATAATGCCGAAGAAAAACTCTATTATATTAAAGCCGATTTCGAGAATAATCTTGCGAATTATGAGCATAAAAATAATCCAGAATATGATAGAAAAGCGGTTTTAAGAACAAGTTTTGAAACAGCAAAACGTTTAAAACAAATCAGGAATTTTCAACAGCTTACGAATTGGGCAAAACATTTTGATTATGATGATATTGACGATTTGCGAAAACAGATTATCAACGAATTGATTTTCACAGAAAAAACATTAGAACAAATTAAAAGAGAAATATAATGGGACGCAATAACGAAAGAAATATCAAAAAGCATAATGATAAATTGCACAAAGCCCAGGCAAAAGCAAAACAAGCTGAAATTTCCAGAAAAGAAAAATTAAAGGAAATCATAAAGAAATTCAACGAAAGTAAAAACGAAGAATAAATTATTGTTTCAAGTTTTAGGTTTCACGTTTCAAGTTGAACCTGAAACCTAAAACTTGAAACCTGAAACTAAAAAAGAAATGAATAGTAAATTCGAAACACTAAAAGCAAGCGTACAAGAAATTATAGATTTAATCGCTGCGAAAAATGACAGAGAAGCCAACAATAAATTATTGGAAGTAAGCGAAACACTTGACGAAATGATTGATTTTGCTGAAGAAGACGAAGAAGTAAGGGAAATTACTCGTTATCAGGTTTTATTAAATCAGCTTCATGTAAAAATTAATGGAGAAGAACCAGTCGATGGAGAATAAAAAATGTTTTTGCGATACTGGATTGTCTTTTGATAATTGCTGCGGATTGTATTTGAATCAAAATCAAAAAGCACCTTCAGCATTAGCTTTAATGCGTTCGAGATATTCTGCATATGCAACTCATAATGCTGATTATCTTTTAGGAACGACTTATATTTCGGAAAGAAAATATTATTCAAAACCTGAAATTTTAAAATGGGCAGTTTCTAATAAATGGCACAAATTAGAAATTCTGAGTTTTACTGAAAATACGGTCGAATTCAAAGCTTACTTTTTAGATTCAAATAGCAAGCCGCAAATACATTACGAATTTTCAACTTTTAAATTCGAAAATGGAGCTTGGTATTATTTGTATGGAAAGTTTGAATAATTAACATATCTAACATTGTTAACTTGGATTTTTAGTTGAATATTTTAACTAAAAATTAATAAAAGATTCGTTTTTCATAATTCTAAAAAGACGTAATTTTAGATTTATGAAAAACGAATTTAAAAAAGGCTTTTATTTTAAGACTTACGAAGCTCCTTTTCAGTCTCCGTTTGATAAACTTTTTACGATTTTTAAAGAGTTAATCACCCATACTTCGGGTGATTTTGATGAAGCTATCAGTTGGCTTCGGGAACTGGATATAGAATATAAACTTACCGACGAGAATTACACTATTGATGACTTTATTGAGGATCTAAAGAAGAAAGGTTACATCAGAGATGAAGTAAAAGGCGATGGAAGTTCTGGTTTCGGAATTACTGCAAAAACCGAAAGAGCCATCAGACAACAAGCTTTAGATCAAATTTTTGGAAATCTGAAACGTTCTGGAAATGGAAATCATAAAACAAAATATGCCGGAAATGGTGATGAACATACAGGCGAATTCCGTGAATTTAATTTTGGAGATAGTTTAGAAAGAATTTCATTAACCGAAAGTCTCCGAAATGCGCAAGTTAATAACGGTGTAGAAAATTTTATGCTCACTGAAAATGATTTGGTTGTTGAAGATGCTCAGTATAAAGCTCAAATGAGTACAGTTTTGATGATCGACATTAGCCACAGCATGATTTTGTATGGTGAAGATCGAATTACTCCAGCTAAAAAAGTGGCGATGGCATTGGCAGAATTAATTACGACGAGATATCCAAAAGACACATTAGATATTTTAGTTTTTGGAAATGATGCCTGGACAATTCCAATTAAAGATTTGCCTTATTTGCAGGTTGGACCTTATCACACTAATACCGTTGCAGGATTGCAATTGGCAATGGATATTCTTCGAAGAAAAAGAAATACCAACAAGCAGATTTTTATGATTACCGATGGAAAACCAAGCTGCGTTCGTGAACGTGATGGTTCCTATTATATGAATAGTAACGGTTTGGACGAATACATTGTCGATAAATGTTACACGCAAGCGCAACAGGCAAGAAAACTTCATATTCCGATTACCACTTTTATGATTGCCAAAGATCCATATTTACAGCGTTTTGTGAATCAGTTTACTGAGGCGAATCAAGGAAAAGCATTTTATACCGGAATTAAAGGTTTGGGTGAAATGATTTTTGAAGATTATGAAACGAATAGGAAGAAGGGAATTAAGTAAGGTTCTGAGGTGCTAAGGTTCAGAGGAACAAAGGAGCAAAGGTTCAATGGTTTTCTGTAGAGACGCACTGCAGTGCGTCTAACGTCCACCAAATCAATTAATAAACAATCTATATTTCAATAAAATGGAAATAAATACTATAAAGACATTAGGTCAATTAAAAGCCACTGGATATAAAAGTACAAGCATAAAGGATGAATTGCGAAATAATCTCCGTGAAAAAATAAAATCTGGAAAACCTGTCTTTGAGGGGGTTCATGGTTTTGAAAATACCGTAATTCCAGAATTGGAAAGAGCTATTTTATCACGTCATAATATCAATCTTTTGGGACTTCGTGGACAGGCGAAAACTCGTTTAGCGCGTAAAATGATCGAATTATTAGACGAATATATTCCATTTGTAGAAGGTTCAGAAATTAATGACGATCCGTTAAATCCAATTTCGCGTTTTGCAAAAGATTTAATTGCAGAAAAAGGAGACGAAACTCCAATTTCGTGGTTACATAGAAGCGAACGTTTCTTTGAAAAACTGGCAACTCCAGACGTAACCGTTGCCGATTTAATCGGAGATGTTGATCCGATTAAAGCAGCAAATTTAAAATTGTCATACGCCGATGATCGCGTAATTCATTTCGGAATGATTCCGAGAGCGAATCGCTGTATTTTTGTAATTAACGAATTACCCGATTTGCAGGCAAGAATTCAAGTAGCTTTGTTTAATATTTTACAAGAAGGTGATATTCAAATTAGAGGTTTCAAGTTGAGAATGCCTTTAGATATGCAATTCGTTTTTACAGCAAATCCAGAAGATTATACGAATAGAGGAAGTATCGTTACGCCTTTAAAAGATAGAATTGGTTCTCAGATTCTAACGCATTATCCTGAAAGTATTGCTATCGCAAGAACTATTACAGAACAAGAATCTAAATTAGATCAAAATCAAAC from Flavobacterium sp. YJ01 carries:
- a CDS encoding YchJ family metal-binding protein, whose product is MEKNQSMENKKCFCDTGLSFDNCCGLYLNQNQKAPSALALMRSRYSAYATHNADYLLGTTYISERKYYSKPEILKWAVSNKWHKLEILSFTENTVEFKAYFLDSNSKPQIHYEFSTFKFENGAWYYLYGKFE
- a CDS encoding VWA domain-containing protein, which gives rise to MKNEFKKGFYFKTYEAPFQSPFDKLFTIFKELITHTSGDFDEAISWLRELDIEYKLTDENYTIDDFIEDLKKKGYIRDEVKGDGSSGFGITAKTERAIRQQALDQIFGNLKRSGNGNHKTKYAGNGDEHTGEFREFNFGDSLERISLTESLRNAQVNNGVENFMLTENDLVVEDAQYKAQMSTVLMIDISHSMILYGEDRITPAKKVAMALAELITTRYPKDTLDILVFGNDAWTIPIKDLPYLQVGPYHTNTVAGLQLAMDILRRKRNTNKQIFMITDGKPSCVRERDGSYYMNSNGLDEYIVDKCYTQAQQARKLHIPITTFMIAKDPYLQRFVNQFTEANQGKAFYTGIKGLGEMIFEDYETNRKKGIK
- a CDS encoding magnesium chelatase, with the translated sequence MEINTIKTLGQLKATGYKSTSIKDELRNNLREKIKSGKPVFEGVHGFENTVIPELERAILSRHNINLLGLRGQAKTRLARKMIELLDEYIPFVEGSEINDDPLNPISRFAKDLIAEKGDETPISWLHRSERFFEKLATPDVTVADLIGDVDPIKAANLKLSYADDRVIHFGMIPRANRCIFVINELPDLQARIQVALFNILQEGDIQIRGFKLRMPLDMQFVFTANPEDYTNRGSIVTPLKDRIGSQILTHYPESIAIARTITEQESKLDQNQTDVVYVPSLARDILEQISFEARESEYIDNKSGVSARMSITAFENLISTAERRALISGADKTTLRLSDFIGIIPAITGKVELVYEGEQEGADVVAESLIGSAIRTLFPEYFPKIEKLEKPDEKTPYSDVVEWFFAESGFELLDDASDKDYKNILDEVTPLDDLIKKYQPQTAKEDLYFLKEFVLWGLVEYRKLSKDRFAKGNQFRDIYGSYISKF